In one Sulfitobacter sp. LCG007 genomic region, the following are encoded:
- the flgH gene encoding flagellar basal body L-ring protein FlgH, whose product MPRAALALIPALFVLGACADRLDHLGKAPSFSPTTESQEYTAMMSPGLPLLAEGDVPVRQASLWSGSQQSLFGDRRAVKQGDILTVVIEIDEKAEISNATDRSRAGSESLGIPGLFGLPQRIDERLPEGASMADAVSIGSSSSASGDGSVKRKEKLTLRVAATVVSVLPNGVLAISGTQELRVNFELRELLVTGYVRPEDISRQNEITYDKIASARVSYGGRGQITDVQQPRLGQQALDAVLPF is encoded by the coding sequence TTCCCGCACTTTTCGTTCTCGGCGCTTGTGCCGACCGGCTCGATCATCTGGGCAAGGCGCCCAGTTTCAGCCCGACGACGGAAAGTCAGGAGTATACCGCCATGATGTCGCCCGGGCTGCCACTGCTCGCCGAGGGAGACGTGCCAGTCCGGCAGGCCTCGCTGTGGTCAGGATCGCAGCAGTCGCTCTTCGGAGACCGACGCGCCGTAAAGCAGGGCGACATTCTCACGGTGGTCATCGAGATCGACGAGAAGGCAGAGATATCGAACGCGACCGACCGCAGCCGTGCTGGATCGGAAAGCCTGGGCATCCCGGGGCTCTTCGGCCTGCCCCAACGCATCGACGAGCGCTTGCCGGAAGGCGCGTCGATGGCCGATGCGGTCTCGATTGGCTCGTCCAGCAGCGCGTCCGGCGACGGATCGGTGAAGCGGAAGGAAAAACTGACCCTGCGCGTCGCGGCCACGGTCGTCTCGGTCCTGCCAAACGGTGTGCTTGCAATCTCCGGGACCCAGGAGCTGAGGGTCAATTTCGAGCTGCGCGAACTGCTCGTGACCGGCTACGTCCGCCCCGAGGACATCTCGCGCCAGAACGAGATCACCTATGACAAGATCGCTTCGGCCCGTGTGTCCTACGGCGGGCGCGGGCAGATCACCGACGTCCAGCAGCCCCGTCTGGGACAGCAGGCGCTCGACGCCGTCCTGCCGTTCTAG
- a CDS encoding flagellar basal body-associated FliL family protein yields MRKLLPILLLLVGTGVGVGAGMFLRPEPEPVAETEEGAEIPPEAEHAPDAETDGAGSKGEATGMEYVKFNNQFVVPVVRDGNIGALVVLSLSLEVPEAQVDSVYAREPKLRDAFLQVLFDHANIGGFDGEFTAAGTLDVLRRALRETAQKSMSAAAINDVLITEIARQDY; encoded by the coding sequence ATGCGCAAGCTGCTGCCCATCCTGTTGCTGCTCGTGGGGACAGGAGTCGGTGTGGGTGCCGGGATGTTCCTGCGTCCCGAGCCGGAGCCGGTCGCCGAAACCGAGGAAGGGGCGGAAATCCCGCCAGAAGCCGAGCACGCCCCCGATGCAGAAACCGACGGCGCCGGGTCCAAGGGCGAGGCCACGGGGATGGAGTACGTCAAGTTCAACAACCAGTTTGTCGTGCCGGTCGTGCGTGACGGGAATATCGGGGCGCTCGTGGTGCTGTCGCTCAGCCTCGAGGTACCCGAGGCGCAGGTCGACTCGGTCTATGCGCGAGAGCCGAAACTCCGCGATGCCTTCCTTCAGGTTCTGTTCGATCATGCCAATATCGGCGGCTTCGACGGAGAATTCACGGCCGCGGGCACGCTCGACGTCCTGCGCAGAGCCCTGCGCGAGACGGCGCAGAAGTCCATGAGTGCCGCGGCGATCAATGATGTCCTGATCACCGAGATCGCGCGGCAGGATTACTGA
- the flhB gene encoding flagellar type III secretion system protein FlhB: protein MTGQKDESDKSFEATPHKLQEARKKGEIPRATDLLAAAAYTGLFAALVLTGSHSASVIGTALSVMIGQSSDFAGMFFDAPAPPMGGFLAAVALPAAPIFALPAAAVLAVLFATRGIVFAPAKLQPKLSRISPISNAKNRFGRSGLFEFAKSFAKLVIYSVCLTFFLRGRLDEMVGAIRADPHSVISLLASLCVSFLLVVVLVSGVIGGIDALFQHFEHLRKNRMSRKEVMDETKDAEGDPYMKQERRQRAQAIAGLQMMQDVPQADVVIVNPTHYAVALKWHRIPGQAPVCVAKGLDEVALRIREIAAESAVPIHSDPPTARALHATTEIGAEIAPDHYRAVAAAIRFAEAMRNRARQRG from the coding sequence GTGACCGGACAGAAGGACGAGAGCGACAAGTCTTTCGAGGCGACGCCGCACAAGCTGCAGGAAGCGCGCAAGAAGGGCGAGATTCCGCGCGCCACCGATCTTCTGGCCGCCGCGGCCTATACGGGACTTTTCGCCGCGCTCGTCCTGACGGGATCCCATAGCGCCAGCGTCATCGGAACGGCCCTTTCGGTCATGATCGGGCAGTCCTCGGATTTCGCGGGGATGTTCTTTGACGCTCCGGCCCCCCCGATGGGAGGGTTTTTGGCCGCCGTTGCGCTGCCCGCAGCCCCGATCTTCGCATTGCCCGCAGCGGCGGTGCTGGCCGTCCTCTTCGCGACAAGGGGAATCGTCTTCGCACCTGCAAAGCTTCAGCCCAAGCTGTCGAGGATCTCGCCGATCTCCAATGCGAAGAACCGGTTCGGACGCAGCGGGCTGTTCGAGTTCGCCAAGAGCTTCGCCAAGCTCGTCATCTACTCGGTCTGTCTGACCTTCTTCCTGCGCGGCAGGCTTGACGAGATGGTGGGCGCTATCCGCGCCGACCCGCATTCGGTCATCTCGCTTCTGGCCAGCCTCTGCGTGTCCTTTCTGCTGGTGGTCGTGCTCGTCTCGGGCGTGATCGGCGGGATAGATGCCCTGTTCCAGCACTTCGAGCACCTGCGCAAGAACCGGATGTCACGCAAGGAGGTGATGGACGAAACCAAGGATGCCGAGGGCGATCCATACATGAAGCAGGAGCGCCGCCAGCGCGCCCAGGCCATCGCTGGTCTGCAGATGATGCAGGACGTGCCTCAGGCGGATGTGGTGATCGTCAACCCGACCCACTACGCGGTCGCGCTGAAGTGGCACAGGATTCCGGGCCAGGCGCCGGTCTGCGTGGCGAAAGGACTCGACGAGGTGGCCCTGCGCATTCGCGAAATCGCGGCCGAGAGCGCCGTTCCGATCCATTCCGATCCGCCGACGGCGCGCGCGCTTCATGCCACGACGGAGATCGGTGCAGAGATTGCGCCGGATCACTACCGTGCGGTGGCGGCCGCGATCCGGTTCGCCGAGGCGATGCGCAACCGCGCCCGGCAGCGCGGATGA
- a CDS encoding flagellar biosynthetic protein FliR translates to MNTLAELLRLTEATFWQAIIAFLRVGAFSSLLPAFGEHSVPMRIKLAVAIVFTMIVAPAIPAMAPPDGAGAFVRLALAETVIGVALGIGLRFFVFALQTAGSIAAQSTSLSQVLGGAAVEPIPAMGYILVIGGLALAVMTGMHVRAAELLILSYDVLPAGMFPDASVLSDWGVDQVRRMFSLAFTLAAPFVILSVLYNLALGAINKAMPQLMVAFVGAPVITCGGLFLLCVAAPVMIRTWLETMQGFLAAPFGAVP, encoded by the coding sequence GTGAACACACTCGCCGAACTTCTGCGGCTCACCGAGGCCACGTTCTGGCAGGCGATCATCGCCTTCCTGCGCGTCGGTGCGTTCAGCTCATTGCTTCCCGCCTTCGGCGAACACTCGGTCCCGATGCGGATCAAGCTGGCCGTGGCGATCGTATTCACCATGATCGTCGCACCAGCCATCCCCGCGATGGCGCCCCCGGACGGCGCAGGCGCCTTCGTCCGCCTTGCCCTCGCCGAGACGGTCATTGGCGTGGCGCTCGGCATCGGGCTTCGGTTCTTCGTCTTCGCGCTGCAGACCGCCGGTTCGATTGCGGCGCAGTCGACCTCGCTCTCGCAGGTTCTGGGAGGGGCGGCAGTCGAGCCGATTCCCGCGATGGGATACATTCTCGTGATCGGCGGACTTGCACTGGCGGTGATGACGGGCATGCATGTCCGGGCGGCTGAACTTTTGATCCTGTCATATGACGTGCTGCCCGCCGGGATGTTTCCGGATGCCTCGGTGCTGTCGGATTGGGGCGTCGATCAGGTGCGTCGCATGTTCTCGCTTGCCTTCACGCTCGCGGCCCCGTTCGTCATCCTGTCGGTGCTCTACAATCTCGCGCTCGGCGCCATCAACAAGGCGATGCCGCAGCTCATGGTCGCTTTCGTCGGTGCGCCTGTCATTACCTGCGGTGGCCTTTTCCTGCTCTGTGTCGCAGCGCCTGTCATGATCAGGACCTGGCTCGAGACGATGCAAGGATTTCTCGCCGCACCCTTCGGAGCCGTGCCGTGA